A single genomic interval of Prunus dulcis chromosome 5, ALMONDv2, whole genome shotgun sequence harbors:
- the LOC117628565 gene encoding probable beta-1,4-xylosyltransferase IRX10L, whose translation MRIWKLGFAVLLCAAFLLGIGSGEQARTERISGSAGDVLDDDPVGRLKVFVYELPSKYNKKILQKDPRCLNHMFAAEIYMHRFLLSSPVRTLNPEEADWFYTPVYTTCDLTPNGLPLPFKSPRMMRSAIQLISSNWPYWNRTEGADHFFVVPHDFGACFHYQEEKAIERAILPLLQRATLVQTFGQQNHVCLKEGSITVPPYAPPQKMQTHLIPEKTPRSIFVYFRGLFYDVGNDPEGGYYARGARAAVWENFKDNPLFDISTEHPTTYYEDMQRAVFCLCPLGWAPWSPRLVEAVIFGCIPVIIADDIVLPFADAIPWEEIGVFVAEEDVPNLDTILTSIPPELILRKQRLLANPSMKQAMLFPQPAEAGDAFHQVLNGLARKLPHGPGVYLKPGEKILNWTAGPVGDLKPW comes from the exons ATGAGAATTTGGAAGTTGGGTTTTGCTGTGCTTCTTTGTGCTGCCTTTCTGTTGGGGATTGGCTCAGGGGAGCAGGCCCGCACTGAGAGAATTTCAG GTAGTGCTGGTGATGTCTTGGACGATGACCCAGTGGGGAGGTTGAAAGTTTTTGTGTATGAGCTTCCAAGCAAATACAACAAGAAGATTCTGCAGAAGGACCCTAGATGCCTGAACCACATGTTTGCAGCTGAGATCTATATGCATCGGTTTCTCCTATCCAGCCCCGTCCGAACCCTTAATCCTGAGGAAGCTGATTGGTTTTATACTCCTGTATACACTACTTGTGACCTGACGCCCAATGGCCTTCCTTTGCCTTTTAAGTCACCACGGATGATGAGAAGTGCGATACAACTGATATCTTCAAATTGGCCTTACTGGAACCGGACAGAAGGGGCAGATCACTTTTTTGTAGTGCCTCATGATTTTGGAGCATGCTTTCATTATCAG GAAGAAAAGGCGATTGAAAGAGCAATTCTTCCCTTGCTCCAGCGTGCAACTTTGGTTCAGACTTTTGGGCAACAGAATCATGTTTGCTTGAAAGAGGGCTCAATTACGGTTCCTCCTTATGCTCCTCCACAGAAAATGCAAACCCACCTAATTCCTGAGAAAACTCCTAGATCCATCTTTGTTTACTTCCGTGGATTGTTTTATGATGTGGGAAATGACCCAGAAGGTGGTTATTATGCAAG AGGTGCACGAGCAGCAGTGTGGGAGAACTTCAAAGACAATCCTCTTTTTGACATTTCCACTGAGCACCCCACCACATACTATGAGGACATGCAACGAGCAGTCTTCTGTTTGTGTCCACTCGGCTGGGCTCCTTGGAGTCCAAGATTGGTTGAAGCAGTGATTTTCGGCTGCATTCCTGTTATCATAGCAGATGACATTGTTCTACCCTTTGCTGATGCGATCCCTTGGGAAGAAATTGGCGTGTTTGTAGCTGAGGAAGATGTCCCCAACTTGGACACCATACTCACTTCAATCCCACCAGAACTGATATTGAGAAAGCAGCGATTGCTTGCCAATCCTTCAATGAAGCAAGCAATGTTGTTCCCACAACCTGCTGAAGCAGGAGATGCTTTTCATCAAGTTCTGAATGGGCTTGCGCGTAAATTGCCGCATGGCCCCGGTGTTTACTTGAAGCCAGGTGAAAAGATCCTAAACTGGACTGCAGGGCCAGTGGGTGACCTGAAACCTTGGTAG
- the LOC117627861 gene encoding phosphatidylinositol transfer protein 3-like isoform X2: MSTMVALSSNVNDHYKEEISMDRKEDVLLGEASHADNNDIQESSSELEELPKNRLMRAFVEAQDPSSKEVDDPTIRRFLHARDFDISQASAMLLKYLKWRRTFVPNGFISASEVPNQIAQNKMFLQGSDKKGRPIAVVFGNRHFQDGLKEFKRYVVYGLDKTCERIPPGQEKFIAIGDLEGWGYSNSDIRGYLGALSILQDYYPERLGKLFIVHAPLVFMTVWKIVYPFIDNKTKKKIVFVENKMLKSTLLEEIDESQLPEIYGGQLPLVPI, from the exons atgagcaCTATGGTGGCGTTGAGTTCAAATGTAAACGATCATTACAAGGAGGAAATAAGCATGGACAGAAAAGAAGATGTACTGCTTGGAGAAGCTTCACATGCAGATAATAATGATATTCAAGAAAGTAGCAGCGAGTTGGAGGAGCTGCCCAAAAATCGTCTCATGAGAGCATTTGTTGAAGCCCAGGATCCTTCCTCCAAA GAAGTGGATGACCCGACTATCAGAAGGTTCCTGCATGCGCGCGATTTCGACATAAGCCAGGCATCTGCCATGCTCCTCAAGTACTTGAAATGGAGACGAACTTTTGTTCCCAACGGTTTCATTTCTGCTTCAGAGGTGCCAAACCAAATTGCACAGAACAAGATGTTTTTACAGGGATCAGACAAGAAGGGACGTCCAATAGCGGTTGTCTTTGGCAATAGACACTTTCAAGACGGCCTTAAGGAATTCAAGC GTTATGTAGTTTATGGCCTCGACAAGACATGTGAAAG GATCCCACCAGGACAGGAGAAGTTTATTGCCATAGGAGACCTTGAAGGATGGGGATATTCTAACAGTGACATCCGAGGGTACCTTGGAGCTCTATCGATTTTGCAG GATTACTATCCAGAACGACTAGGGAAGCTGTTTATCGTCCATGCGCCGCTGGTATTTATGACAGTTTGGAAAATCGTTTACCCTTTCATTGACAACAAAACTAAGAAGAAG ATAGTATTTGTGGAGAACAAAATGCTGAAATCAACCCTGCTGGAAGAGATCGACGAAAGCCAACTTCCGGAGATATACGGAGGCCAACTGCCGTTGGTTCCCATCTAG
- the LOC117627698 gene encoding floricaula/leafy homolog: protein MDPEAFSASLFKWDLRGMVVPPSRAQLEAAVTPQAAAAAAAYAAVRPQRELGGLEDLFQAYGVRYYTAAKIAELGFTVNTLLDMRDGELDDMMSSLSQIFRWDLLVGERYGIKAAVRAERRRLDDEDSRRRHTVSGDTTTNALDALSQEGLSEEPVQQEKEMVGSGGGAAWEVVAAAGEKRKKQRRTRKGQYRNFNGIRGGHNNNDYNEGVDNEDDNDLDYMNGHGNGGGGGLLSERQREHPFIVTEPGEVARGKKNGLDYLFHLYEQCRDFLIQVQNIAKERGEKCPTKVTNQVFRFAKKAGASYINKPKMRHYVHCYALHCLDEEASNALRRVFKERGENVGAWRQACYKPLVAIAAGQGWDIDAIFNSHPRLSIWYVPTKLRQLCHTERNNATASSSASGGDGGGRDHLPY, encoded by the exons ATGGATCCAGAAGCCTTCTCAGCGAGCCTCTTCAAGTGGGACCTACGAGGCATGGTTGTTCCGCCGAGCCGGGCTCAGCTAGAAGCCGCCGTGACGCCTCAAGCTGCCGCTGCAGCTGCGGCTTACGCTGCCGTGAGGCCGCAGAGAGAGCTCGGAGGGCTTGAGGACTTGTTCCAGGCTTATGGGGTCAGATACTACACGGCAGCGAAGATAGCCGAGCTCGGCTTTACTGTGAACACCCTTTTGGATATGAGGGACGGTGAGCTTGACGACATGATGAGTAGCCTCTCTCAGATATTCAGGTGGGATTTGCTTGTGGGTGAGAGGTACGGTATCAAAGCCGCCGTCAGAGCAGAGCGTCGTCGCCTCGATGACGAGGACTCGAGGCGGCGCCACACCGTCTCCGGCGACACCACCACCAATGCCCTAGATGCTCTCTCCCAAGAAG GGTTGTCGGAGGAGCCGGTGCAACAAGAGAAGGAGATGGTGGGGAGCGGCGGAGGGGCCGCCTGGGAAGTGGTGGCGGCGGCAGGGGAGAAGCGGAAGAAGCAGCGAAGGACGAGGAAGGGGCAATATAGGAATTTCAATGGCATCAGAGGGGggcataataataatgattatAATGAGGGTGTGGACAACGAGGACGACAACGACTTGGACTACATGAATGGGCACGGGAACGGTGGAGGAGGGGGGTTGCTGAGCGAGAGACAGAGGGAGCACCCGTTCATTGTGACTGAGCCTGGGGAGGTGGCACGTGGCAAAAAGAACGGCCTAGATTACCTCTTCCATCTCTACGAGCAGTGCCGTGATTTCTTGATCCAGGTCCAAAACATTGCAAAGGAGCGCGGTGAAAAATGTCCAACCAAG GTAACAAACCAAGTGTTTAGGTTTGCAAAAAAGGCAGGGGCAAGCTACATCAACAAGCCCAAGATGCGACACTACGTGCATTGCTATGCGCTGCATTGCTTGGACGAGGAGGCCTCCAATGCACTGAGGAGAGTTTTTAAGGAGAGAGGCGAAAATGTGGGGGCCTGGAGACAGGCATGTTACAAGCCTCTTGTGGCCATCGCAGCAGGCCAAGGCTGGGACATTGATGCCATCTTCAATTCTCATCCCCGCCTCTCCATTTGGTATGTTCCCACCAAGCTCCGGCAGCTTTGTCACACTGAGCGTAACAATGCCACGGCCTCTAGCTCTGCCTCTGGTGGTGACGGTGGTGGCCGTGATCACCTACCCTACTGA
- the LOC117627861 gene encoding CRAL-TRIO domain-containing protein YKL091C-like isoform X1 produces the protein MNLCQPKFTERERERERERERSAMHCIWCLQFHLLQISKHIHIIFLSSSNLQSSSISVKDSFHMCVCEREREREREREREREREKSIMDFNIMESSTEYKEELTRNRLVRTLIERKDPSSKEVDDPTIRRFLHARDFDISQASAMLLKYLKWRRTFVPNGFISASEVPNQIAQNKMFLQGSDKKGRPIAVVFGNRHFQDGLKEFKRYVVYGLDKTCERIPPGQEKFIAIGDLEGWGYSNSDIRGYLGALSILQDYYPERLGKLFIVHAPLVFMTVWKIVYPFIDNKTKKKIVFVENKMLKSTLLEEIDESQLPEIYGGQLPLVPI, from the exons ATGAACCTCTGCCAACCCAAattcacagagagagagagagagagagagagagagagagagagatctgcCATGCATTGCATATGGTGCTTACAGTTCCACCtacttcaaatttcaaaacacaTACATATTATATTCCTCAGCAGTAGTAACTTGCAGTCTAGCTCTATCTCTGTCAAGGACTCGTttcatatgtgtgtgtgtgagagagagagagagagagagagagagagagagagagagagagagagagagaagagtaTCATGGATTTTAACATAATGGAAAGCAGCACTGAATACAAGGAGGAGCTGACCCGAAATCGTCTTGTAAGAACACTTATTGAAAGGAAAGATCCTTCCTCCAAG GAAGTGGATGACCCGACTATCAGAAGGTTCCTGCATGCGCGCGATTTCGACATAAGCCAGGCATCTGCCATGCTCCTCAAGTACTTGAAATGGAGACGAACTTTTGTTCCCAACGGTTTCATTTCTGCTTCAGAGGTGCCAAACCAAATTGCACAGAACAAGATGTTTTTACAGGGATCAGACAAGAAGGGACGTCCAATAGCGGTTGTCTTTGGCAATAGACACTTTCAAGACGGCCTTAAGGAATTCAAGC GTTATGTAGTTTATGGCCTCGACAAGACATGTGAAAG GATCCCACCAGGACAGGAGAAGTTTATTGCCATAGGAGACCTTGAAGGATGGGGATATTCTAACAGTGACATCCGAGGGTACCTTGGAGCTCTATCGATTTTGCAG GATTACTATCCAGAACGACTAGGGAAGCTGTTTATCGTCCATGCGCCGCTGGTATTTATGACAGTTTGGAAAATCGTTTACCCTTTCATTGACAACAAAACTAAGAAGAAG ATAGTATTTGTGGAGAACAAAATGCTGAAATCAACCCTGCTGGAAGAGATCGACGAAAGCCAACTTCCGGAGATATACGGAGGCCAACTGCCGTTGGTTCCCATCTAG
- the LOC117628289 gene encoding LOW QUALITY PROTEIN: uncharacterized protein LOC117628289 (The sequence of the model RefSeq protein was modified relative to this genomic sequence to represent the inferred CDS: inserted 1 base in 1 codon) — translation MGSHRRLSETSAPELRSKLRRVVSGHEQMKIAFHQLKSQIRIGLFQAEEVFASLAIPLMKLVGLKTVEMANEDRFTTIIIPANTDSHRQSFGSGSSDRNRLSVKEEICAAKAAMAGKLVMEKQKDQLIQLIRILKRIETQVNARQSHMVQTLTHRRLYLHKFFHRAIDYLSTVDRVDHQTFRISVLKLLRAAFHEVGAVLGSVESDVEELLQDLGAQMCDPMVEYVEGVKADLSDGGCVRLVGLVKEMQXAAREVRVELEAARNKASVAEASKFEALSRLREAEDNVSKLKECLKLLPEPNKASSAKVTKAFAPHKFLGMEKEQANDEKLLWALLEKKRKYQTPESPPGPSKLLPLPSIYKRQRSTRAKPTAVTRTYSPRARTTPRLDARIQLGSSPSATIQKAAPPKQISPKMHA, via the exons ATGGGAAGCCATAGGAGATTATCTGAGACTTCTGCGCCGGAGCTGCGGTCAAAACTCAGAAGAGTCGTCTCAGGCCACGAGCAAATGAAGATCGCGTTCCACCAGCTCAAATCTCAGATCCGAATCGGTCTCTTCCAA GCGGAAGAGGTCTTCGCCTCTCTCGCAATTCCATTGATGAAGCTTGTAGGTCTCAAGACGGTGGAGATGGCGAACGAGGACCGATTCACGACCATCATCATCCCAGCAAACACCGATTCTCATCGCCAg AGTTTCGGATCTGGATCGTCGGATCGGAACCGTCTCTCTGTGAAAGAAGAGATCTGCGCTGCCAAGGCCGCCATGGCAGGCAAGCTCGTAATGGAGAAGCAAAAAGATCAGCTGATTCAGCTGATCCGGATTCTCAAACGAATCGAGACTCAAGTCAACGCTCGCCAGAGCCACATGGTCCAAACCCTAACTCACCGTCGACTTTACCTCCACAAGTTCTTCCACAGAGCGATCGATTATCTATCCACCGTTGACCGCGTTGACCACCAGACCTTTCGAATTTCAGTATTGAAGCTCCTCCGAGCAGCGTTTCACGAAGTGGGTGCGGTGCTGGGCTCGGTGGAGAGCGATGTGGAGGAGCTTTTGCAGGATTTGGGCGCGCAGATGTGTGATCCCATGGTAGAGTACGTGGAGGGTGTTAAGGCTGATTTGAGTGATGGGGGTTGTGTGAGGTTAGTGGGCTTGGTGAAGGAGATGC TGGCAGCGAGAGAGGTGAGGGTTGAGTTGGAGGCGGCGAGGAACAAGGCCTCGGTTGCAGAAGCGAGCAAATTTGAGGCTTTGAGTAGGCTCCGTGAAGCAGAGGACAATGTGAGCAAATTGAAGGAGTGTCTCAAGTTGCTGCCTGAGCCCAATAAGGCTTCTTCTGCCAAAGTAACCAAGGCTTTTGCTCCACACAAG TTTCTAGGCATGGAGAAAGAACAAGCAAACGATGAGAAGCTGTTGTGGGCGctgttggaaaagaaaaggaagtaTCAAACACCAGAGAGCCCACCTGGACCCAGCAAGCTTCTTCCCCTTCCATCAATTTATAAGCGCCAAAGATCAACCAGGGCAAAGCCAACAGCAGTAACTAGGACTTATTCACCGCGTGCAAGAACCACTCCACGTTTGGATGCTCGGATACAATTGGGCTCATCTCCTTCGGCGACAATTCAGAAAGCTGCTCCACCCAAGCAAATCTCTCCCAAAATGCATGCTTAA